The Thermodesulfobium sp. 4217-1 genome includes a region encoding these proteins:
- a CDS encoding HU family DNA-binding protein, translated as MRKSDLISAVAEKCKGMTKKDCAVVVEAVFDSVKDALKKGEKVQLIGFGTFEVRERKERKGRNPRSKEEIIIPAMRTPGFKAGKALKEVVQPKKVEKKPVKGAKKK; from the coding sequence TTGAGAAAATCAGATCTTATTAGTGCAGTTGCTGAAAAGTGCAAGGGCATGACGAAGAAGGATTGTGCAGTTGTAGTAGAAGCCGTTTTTGATTCTGTTAAAGATGCTCTTAAAAAGGGCGAGAAGGTTCAGCTTATTGGTTTCGGTACCTTTGAGGTGAGAGAAAGAAAAGAGCGCAAAGGCAGAAACCCAAGGAGCAAGGAAGAGATAATCATTCCTGCTATGAGGACGCCTGGATTTAAGGCTGGGAAGGCTTTGAAAGAAGTAGTTCAGCCAAAAAAAGTTGAAAAAAAGCCTGTAAAGGGCGCAAAGAAAAAATAA